The Bombus vancouverensis nearcticus chromosome 2, iyBomVanc1_principal, whole genome shotgun sequence genome window below encodes:
- the abo gene encoding de-etiolated protein 1 abo, whose amino-acid sequence MAEKEAKIEYVTEPCPIKPRKIGPQNIVLRLKRRETFGCSYPGTHVHCARQFYQNVFPNFTVMNVEKPPCFLRKFSPDGRYLIAFSADQTSIEVYEYRGASAAADLLANCEGEYIGHKNDECSFQIRRNIFSRFFKAKWIVNVVQSNEQLNRECSLFTDDGRYVIVGSAAHIPDELRPHFYQIYSNNEALTPNPRSPLEDYSLHLVDLHGGKLCDTRHFKVDKIYLSHNQGLYLYKDILAVLSVQHQTIHIFQILDGMFINVRTIGRFCLEDDAYLVRSACPGVNCRPFRDVTINCLKHKLLVYLYKRAAYISDTTKDPYELRRFYQYFDQLNALRMWKMQLLDTNHVLVRFASEEVATLQANEPNVQPALLVVYDMVTAKILAAYDNTSTQLLTQFENFSDFFRNARMSGDCQYMCSPSNNIYARLLQQRFKQTIISARYGGVTEATKRLLAQLPICAQSYSSSPYLDLSLFCYDDKWVSMMERPKACGEHPIRFYARDSGLLKFRMYAGMLGRTTPTAARRLVAFTFHPTDPFAISVQRTNAEYIVSFHVRHV is encoded by the exons ATGGCTGAAAAGGAGGCAAAGATTGAATACGTGACAGAACCTTGCCCTATTAAACCTCGTAAAATAGGTCCACAGAACATAGTATTACGCCTGAAACGTCGGGAAACATTTGGTTGTTCTTATCCAGGAACACACGTACACTGTGCTAGACAATTTTATCAAAATGTATTTCCAAATTTCACTGTTATGAATGTGGAGAAACCTCCATGTTTCCTTAGGAAATTTAGTCCTGATGGTCGTTATTTAATAGCATTTAGCGCAGACCAAACTTCTATAGAGGTTTATGAATATCGTGGTGCATCTGCGGCTGCTGATTTATTAGCAAATTGTGAAGGCGAATATATTGGTCATAAGAACGACGAATGTAGTTTCCAAATTAGAAGGAACATTTTTAGTCGATTTTTTAAG gCTAAATGGATTGTTAATGTGGTTCAAAGTAATGAACAGTTGAACAGAGAATGCAGTTTATTTACAGACGATGGCCGGTATGTAATTGTTGGTTCAGCTGCACATATTCCAGATGAATTGAGACCACATTTTTATCAG atTTATTCTAACAATGAAGCGCTGACTCCAAATCCTAGATCACCTCTTGAAGATTATAGCTTACACCTTGTCGATTTACACGGAGGGAAATTGTGTGATACTAGACATtttaaagtagataaaatatatttgtctCATAATCAAG gtCTTTATCTTTATAAAGATATATTGGCAGTACTGTCTGTACAACATCAAACCATTCATATATTTCAAATCCTTGATGGAATGTTTATCAATGTTAGAACAATAGGAAG GTTTTGTTTAGAGGATGATGCGTATTTGGTCAGAAGTGCATGTCCAGGAGTGAACTGTCGTCCGTTTAGAGATGTCACAATAAACTGTCTTAaacataaattattagtttatttGTACAAAAGGGCGGCGTATATTAGCGATACAACAAAGGATCCATATGAGTTGAGACGTTTTTATCAATATTTTGACCaa TTAAACGCATTACGAATGTGGAAAATGCAGTTATTAGATACAAATCATGTTCTTGTGAGATTCGCAAGTGAAGAAGTGGCGACGCTTCAAGCAAACGAACCTAATGTACAACCTGCACTTCTGGTAGTTTATGATATGGTCACTGCTAAAATATTAGCTGCATATGATAACACATCCACACAATTATTAACACAATTTGAAAACTTCAGTGATTTCTTCAGGAATGCTAGAATGAGTGGTGATTGTCAGTATATGTGTTCTCCATCTAACAATATATATGCAAG ATTGTTACAACAGagatttaaacaaacaataaTAAGTGCCAGATACGGTGGTGTTACAGAAGCTACGAAAAGATTACTTGCTCAATTGCCTATATGCGCTCAATCCTACTCTAGTTCTCCGTACCTTGACTTATCCCTATTTTGTTACGATGACAAATGGGTATCTATGATGGAGCGTCCCAAAGCTTGTGGCGAACACCCTATACG GTTTTACGCTCGTGATTCTGGTCTTTTAAAATTTCGAATGTATGCGGGAATGTTAGGTCGTACAACACCTACAGCTGCGAGACGACTAGTTGCATTTACCTTCCATCCAACAGATCCATTTGCTATTTCTGTTCAACGAACAAACGCAGAATACATCGTCAGTTTTCATGTTAGGCACGTTTAA
- the Iru gene encoding E3 ubiquitin-protein ligase Iruka isoform X2, whose protein sequence is MAEAVVDGAMSRFFCHKCSIEIERLLPDYTCPRCSSGFIEELESDSSDSGSGMHITNDADDLWERYADVPLRGEYETEISNQFETPFSSTPVRNNGPAGRRRTHWSRNAQDTRRSNSRGRQEVMPVSVENFIQDFILNLSEGVAQAAQLPVFNIRLFLGNPGDYVWGQDGLDAIVTQLLNQIDGTGPPPLPRKQIDEIPTITVSQCHVDSKLQCSVCWEDFKLSEPVKQLPCLHLYHTPCIVPWLELHGTCPICRQHLGSQNSAEVHQDTVGRSLVALFRATNESNNTRTSSPSSSSGNNSSSNSSSEI, encoded by the exons ATGGCGGAAGCCGTTGTAGACGGGGCAATGTCCCGATTTTTTTGTCACAAATGCAGTATCGAAATTGAACGTTTATTACCT GATTACACGTGTCCAAGATGTTCGAGTGGTTTCATAGAGGAATTAGAAAGCGATAGTAGTGATAGTGGATCTGGAATGCATATTACTAACGACGCGGATGat CTTTGGGAACGTTACGCAGATGTTCCTTTAAGAGGGGAATATGAGACGGAAATCTCCAATCAGTTTGAAACACCGTTTAGTTCTACACCTGTTAGAAATAACGGTCCTGCTGGTAGGAGACGAACTCATTGGTCACGTAATGCTCAAGATACACGTCGTTCTAATAG TCGTGGACGACAAGAAGTAATGCCTGTGTCTGTAGAGAATTTCATACAAGATTTTATACTTAATCTCTCAGAAGGAGTAGCACAAGCTGCACAACTACCtgt ATTCAATATTAGACTGTTCTTGGGAAATCCTGGAGATTATGTCTGGGGTCAAGATGGCTTAGACGCGATTGTAACGCAATTATTGAATCAAATTGATGGAACTGGACCACCTCCCTTACCGAGAAAACAAATCGATGAAATACCAACTATAACTGTGAGTCAATGTCATGTGG ATAGTAAACTTCAATGTTCCGTTTGTTGGGAAGACTTCAAACTTTCTGAACCAGTTAAGCAACTTCCTTGTTTACATCTATATCATACACCGTGCATTGTACCATGGTTAGAATTG CATGGTACCTGCCCTATTTGTAGACAGCACTTGGGAAGTCAAAATTCAGCAGAAGTACATCAGGATACCGTAGGACGTAGCTTAGTCGCTCTCTTTAg GGCAACCAACGAATCAAATAATACTAGAACATCATCACCTTCATCCTCGAGTGGTAATAACTCCAGTAGTAACTCATCGAGTGAGATTTGA
- the Iru gene encoding E3 ubiquitin-protein ligase Iruka isoform X3: protein MAEAVVDGAMSRFFCHKCSIEIERLLPDYTCPRCSSGFIEELESDSSDSGSGMHITNDADDLWERYADVPLRGEYETEISNQFETPFSSTPVRNNGPAGRRRTHWSRNAQDTRRSNSSRGRQEVMPVSVENFIQDFILNLSEGVAQAAQLPVLFLGNPGDYVWGQDGLDAIVTQLLNQIDGTGPPPLPRKQIDEIPTITVSQCHVDSKLQCSVCWEDFKLSEPVKQLPCLHLYHTPCIVPWLELHGTCPICRQHLGSQNSAEVHQDTVGRSLVALFRATNESNNTRTSSPSSSSGNNSSSNSSSEI from the exons ATGGCGGAAGCCGTTGTAGACGGGGCAATGTCCCGATTTTTTTGTCACAAATGCAGTATCGAAATTGAACGTTTATTACCT GATTACACGTGTCCAAGATGTTCGAGTGGTTTCATAGAGGAATTAGAAAGCGATAGTAGTGATAGTGGATCTGGAATGCATATTACTAACGACGCGGATGat CTTTGGGAACGTTACGCAGATGTTCCTTTAAGAGGGGAATATGAGACGGAAATCTCCAATCAGTTTGAAACACCGTTTAGTTCTACACCTGTTAGAAATAACGGTCCTGCTGGTAGGAGACGAACTCATTGGTCACGTAATGCTCAAGATACACGTCGTTCTAATAG CAGTCGTGGACGACAAGAAGTAATGCCTGTGTCTGTAGAGAATTTCATACAAGATTTTATACTTAATCTCTCAGAAGGAGTAGCACAAGCTGCACAACTACCtgt ACTGTTCTTGGGAAATCCTGGAGATTATGTCTGGGGTCAAGATGGCTTAGACGCGATTGTAACGCAATTATTGAATCAAATTGATGGAACTGGACCACCTCCCTTACCGAGAAAACAAATCGATGAAATACCAACTATAACTGTGAGTCAATGTCATGTGG ATAGTAAACTTCAATGTTCCGTTTGTTGGGAAGACTTCAAACTTTCTGAACCAGTTAAGCAACTTCCTTGTTTACATCTATATCATACACCGTGCATTGTACCATGGTTAGAATTG CATGGTACCTGCCCTATTTGTAGACAGCACTTGGGAAGTCAAAATTCAGCAGAAGTACATCAGGATACCGTAGGACGTAGCTTAGTCGCTCTCTTTAg GGCAACCAACGAATCAAATAATACTAGAACATCATCACCTTCATCCTCGAGTGGTAATAACTCCAGTAGTAACTCATCGAGTGAGATTTGA
- the Iru gene encoding E3 ubiquitin-protein ligase Iruka isoform X1 encodes MAEAVVDGAMSRFFCHKCSIEIERLLPDYTCPRCSSGFIEELESDSSDSGSGMHITNDADDLWERYADVPLRGEYETEISNQFETPFSSTPVRNNGPAGRRRTHWSRNAQDTRRSNSSRGRQEVMPVSVENFIQDFILNLSEGVAQAAQLPVFNIRLFLGNPGDYVWGQDGLDAIVTQLLNQIDGTGPPPLPRKQIDEIPTITVSQCHVDSKLQCSVCWEDFKLSEPVKQLPCLHLYHTPCIVPWLELHGTCPICRQHLGSQNSAEVHQDTVGRSLVALFRATNESNNTRTSSPSSSSGNNSSSNSSSEI; translated from the exons ATGGCGGAAGCCGTTGTAGACGGGGCAATGTCCCGATTTTTTTGTCACAAATGCAGTATCGAAATTGAACGTTTATTACCT GATTACACGTGTCCAAGATGTTCGAGTGGTTTCATAGAGGAATTAGAAAGCGATAGTAGTGATAGTGGATCTGGAATGCATATTACTAACGACGCGGATGat CTTTGGGAACGTTACGCAGATGTTCCTTTAAGAGGGGAATATGAGACGGAAATCTCCAATCAGTTTGAAACACCGTTTAGTTCTACACCTGTTAGAAATAACGGTCCTGCTGGTAGGAGACGAACTCATTGGTCACGTAATGCTCAAGATACACGTCGTTCTAATAG CAGTCGTGGACGACAAGAAGTAATGCCTGTGTCTGTAGAGAATTTCATACAAGATTTTATACTTAATCTCTCAGAAGGAGTAGCACAAGCTGCACAACTACCtgt ATTCAATATTAGACTGTTCTTGGGAAATCCTGGAGATTATGTCTGGGGTCAAGATGGCTTAGACGCGATTGTAACGCAATTATTGAATCAAATTGATGGAACTGGACCACCTCCCTTACCGAGAAAACAAATCGATGAAATACCAACTATAACTGTGAGTCAATGTCATGTGG ATAGTAAACTTCAATGTTCCGTTTGTTGGGAAGACTTCAAACTTTCTGAACCAGTTAAGCAACTTCCTTGTTTACATCTATATCATACACCGTGCATTGTACCATGGTTAGAATTG CATGGTACCTGCCCTATTTGTAGACAGCACTTGGGAAGTCAAAATTCAGCAGAAGTACATCAGGATACCGTAGGACGTAGCTTAGTCGCTCTCTTTAg GGCAACCAACGAATCAAATAATACTAGAACATCATCACCTTCATCCTCGAGTGGTAATAACTCCAGTAGTAACTCATCGAGTGAGATTTGA
- the Iru gene encoding E3 ubiquitin-protein ligase Iruka isoform X4 — protein sequence MAEAVVDGAMSRFFCHKCSIEIERLLPDYTCPRCSSGFIEELESDSSDSGSGMHITNDADDLWERYADVPLRGEYETEISNQFETPFSSTPVRNNGPAGRRRTHWSRNAQDTRRSNSRGRQEVMPVSVENFIQDFILNLSEGVAQAAQLPVLFLGNPGDYVWGQDGLDAIVTQLLNQIDGTGPPPLPRKQIDEIPTITVSQCHVDSKLQCSVCWEDFKLSEPVKQLPCLHLYHTPCIVPWLELHGTCPICRQHLGSQNSAEVHQDTVGRSLVALFRATNESNNTRTSSPSSSSGNNSSSNSSSEI from the exons ATGGCGGAAGCCGTTGTAGACGGGGCAATGTCCCGATTTTTTTGTCACAAATGCAGTATCGAAATTGAACGTTTATTACCT GATTACACGTGTCCAAGATGTTCGAGTGGTTTCATAGAGGAATTAGAAAGCGATAGTAGTGATAGTGGATCTGGAATGCATATTACTAACGACGCGGATGat CTTTGGGAACGTTACGCAGATGTTCCTTTAAGAGGGGAATATGAGACGGAAATCTCCAATCAGTTTGAAACACCGTTTAGTTCTACACCTGTTAGAAATAACGGTCCTGCTGGTAGGAGACGAACTCATTGGTCACGTAATGCTCAAGATACACGTCGTTCTAATAG TCGTGGACGACAAGAAGTAATGCCTGTGTCTGTAGAGAATTTCATACAAGATTTTATACTTAATCTCTCAGAAGGAGTAGCACAAGCTGCACAACTACCtgt ACTGTTCTTGGGAAATCCTGGAGATTATGTCTGGGGTCAAGATGGCTTAGACGCGATTGTAACGCAATTATTGAATCAAATTGATGGAACTGGACCACCTCCCTTACCGAGAAAACAAATCGATGAAATACCAACTATAACTGTGAGTCAATGTCATGTGG ATAGTAAACTTCAATGTTCCGTTTGTTGGGAAGACTTCAAACTTTCTGAACCAGTTAAGCAACTTCCTTGTTTACATCTATATCATACACCGTGCATTGTACCATGGTTAGAATTG CATGGTACCTGCCCTATTTGTAGACAGCACTTGGGAAGTCAAAATTCAGCAGAAGTACATCAGGATACCGTAGGACGTAGCTTAGTCGCTCTCTTTAg GGCAACCAACGAATCAAATAATACTAGAACATCATCACCTTCATCCTCGAGTGGTAATAACTCCAGTAGTAACTCATCGAGTGAGATTTGA
- the LOC117162361 gene encoding uncharacterized protein LOC117162361 codes for MNIDKTTENYEMDQRCFIAWSPLEKNDFSFKHRYITCSRSVPHKSKRLAKYRLSRSLNFDASACNSNSENSSFEEDKHLSRSAKIMRALNFNSSPSYYGKTKIKKSLNFNLTPSPKSFRHAKKGIRKSLSLNFSSPLSVPNKFLNLNDNPSDSANSTLLFSSSDSIDENQNETPLQQSTKEHEMLHYSTPNAKYTRKSSCHSTSFTPLLRSRLKETIDNIVYVAATPNSQSLKRVKGRTKYTNNITMNTSRNLLHEFHDKDDNRSCTPKNLICIIPESMSAIKRSHKKERSSRRSDGYTTQFTDSFVKNESVLQDRFSQYSKQIDQFQDSRSDIEQCANRSSNELVLSHSEDDMSDTGSLFDYTEEQKHIFEESKKVFEWKSNYTSVIPKIDKFDAKVKLEESADSFSRADTSDRSNMDASSLCNENIDLAGRSVTPEPVKETVSESQKSVTPENCINILQTISKDSIKKSHKKIKDNNKRRLFSPKVLRDKLDATEKQEDAKCSENFEQYESTEENKISVEVNNPDVSRDERSSTPDKVSSSRLLLSQFSSVKKSHKKDKHNKILCGFLKRQEYFNKDMDLVTNNKYEQRTFNDEISECKNSIEDFPSDLDVVRNIEDSTSLVASASLSSSLDKLSPSKRKKPQNISLDHEKNVSYDFELQELDTSKEEFKIFTPLKRKRSLFAFTVVKEYTHFYDLASEKNERSDDTAGSISFSRCLTPVLNFPNSCVKLEKDDIITKSDDNGDNGNVEEVYDSNCDSNDVTGRLTPRNMSTTELYPNLDSIKKSHKKNKRGNSSRKMFNAMKNNHSIDEKHETSLESVANEMYNPLEFSNDCVIVDDVINKPMYDKSVNNVENLMNHTTDDNQNCPSTSAENISTTVTPPNYLKTKAYMKLLQETSIKRSHKKNRNKRKQELVVDTNELSDDGSIFGDEEKSCFIEDRSAHD; via the exons ATGAATATTGATAAGACTACAGAGAATTACGAGATGGATCAGAGATGCTTTATAGCATGGAGCCCTCTAGAAAAGAACGATTTCTCATTTAAACATAGATATATAACATGTAGTAGATCAGTTCCACATAAAAGCAAACGTCTTGCTAAGTACAGGCTGAGTCGATCCTTGAATTTTGATGCGAGTGCCTGTAATTCCAATTCAGAAAACAGTTCTTTCGAGGAAGACAAACATTTATCTAGATCTGCTAAGATAATGAGAGCTTTAAATTTCAATAGTAGTCCTTCCTATTATGGAAAAACAAAAATCAAAAAgtcattaaattttaatttaactccTAGTCCAAAAAGTTTTAGGCACGCGAAGAAAGGTATACGAAAATCTTTGAGCCTGAACTTTAGTTCTCCTCTGTCTGTTCCTAATAAATTTTTGAATCTCAATGACAATCCTAGCGACTCGGCAAATAGtactttattattttcatcCTCTGATTCAATCGACGAAAACCAAAATGAGACACCATTGCAACAAAGTACAAAGGAGCATGAGATGCTGCATTACTCTACACCTAATGCGAAGTATACTAGAAAATCGTCATGTCATTCAACAAGTTTTACACCATTACTACGTAGTCGATTGAAGGAAACCATCGACAACATTGTTTATGTCGCTGCGACACCCAATTCGCAGTCATTAAAACGTGTCAAAGGCAgaacaaaatatacaaataatattaCCATGAATACTTCGAGGAACCTTCTTCATGAATTTCACGATAAAGATGACAATAGATCGTGCACACCAAAAAATCTAATTTGTATAATTCCAGAAAGTATGAGTGCTATTAAAAGAAGTCACAAGAAG GAAAGATCGTCAAGGCGCAGCGATGGCTATACAACACAATTTACAGATAGTTTTGTAAAAAACGAGAGCGTACTTCAAGATAGATTTAGTCAATATAGTAAACAGATTGATCAGTTTCAAGATTCTAGATCGGATATAGAGCAATGTGCTAATAGAAGTTCTAATGAATTGGTATTAAGCCACTCCGAAGATGATATGTCAGATACAGGTTCACTTTTTGACTACACAGAAGAACAGAAGCATATTTTCGAGGAATCTAAAAAGGTATTTGAGTGGAAGTCGAATTATACTAGTGTTATACCCAAAATAGATAAATTTGATGCTAAAGTAAAATTGGAGGAGAGTGCGGACAGTTTTTCGAGAGCTGACACTTCTGATCGTAGCAATATGGATGCAAGTAGTTTATGTAACGAAAATATCGATTTGGCTGGTAGATCGGTAACCCCGGAGCCAGTGAAAGAAACTGTGTCAGAATCGCAGAAGTCCGTTACTCCTGAGAATTGTATCAACATTTTACAAACAATCAGTAAAGATTCCATAAAGAAGTCtcataaaaaaattaaagataataataaaaggaGATTGTTCAGTCCAAAAGTTTTACGAGATAAACTCGATGCTACGGAAAAACAAGAGGATGCAAAATGTTCGGAAAACTTTGAACAgtatgaaagtacagaagaaaataaaatatccgTAGAGGTGAATAATCCTGATGTATCAAGAGACGAGCGATCATCCACTCCTGACAAGGTGAGTTCTAGCAGACTTTTATTGTCGCAATTTAGTTCTGTCAAAAAGTCCCATAAAAAGGACAAGcataacaaaatattatgtGGATTTTTAAAACGACAAGAATACTTCAATAAAGATATGGATTTAGTAACAAATAACAAATACGAGCAACGAACATTTAATGATGAAATATCCGAATGTAAAAACAGCATTGAAGATTTTCCTTCGGATTTAGATGTTGTTAGAAATATTGAGGATTCTACATCTTTAGTGGCATCTGCCAGCTTAAGTTCTTCTCTGGATAAATTATCTCCGAGCAAAAGGAAGAAGCCACAGAATATATCGCTGGATCATGAGAAAAATGTGTCGTATGATTTCGAACTACAAGAATTGGATACAtcgaaagaagaatttaaaATTTTCACGCCTCTTAAAAGGAAAAGATCATTATTTGCATTTACAGTTGTTAAGGAATATACGCATTTTTACGATTTAGCATCTGAAAAAAATGAGCGTTCGGATGACACTGCGGGGAGCATTAGCTTTTCACGGTGTTTAACACCTGTACTAAATTTTCCGAATAGTTGCGTAAAGTTAGAAAAAGATGATATAATAACAAAGTCCGATGACAATGGTGACAATGGAAATGTAGAGGAGGTATACGATTCGAATTGCGATTCGAACGATGTAACGGGCAGATTGACTCCAAGAAATATGTCAACTACAGAATTGTATCCTAATCTGGATTCCATTAAAAAATCTCACAAAAAGAATAAACGTGGAAACAGCTCACGAAAAATGTtcaatgcaatgaaaaataaccATTCCATAGATGAGAAACATGAGACATCATTAGAAAGTGTTGCGAATGAAATGTATAATCCATTAGAATTTTCAAATGATTGCGTTATCGTTGATGATGTGATAAATAAGCCGATGTACGACAAATCGGTCAATAACGTGGAAAATTTGATGAACCATACGACTGATGATAATCAGAATTGTCCAAGTACCAGCGCGGAAAATATATCAACGACCGTGACACCACCGAATTATTTAAAGACGAAAGCTTATATGAAGTTGTTACAGGAAACTTCTATCAAACGATCACATAAAAAGAATCGAAATAAAAGGAAACAAGAATTGGTAGTCGATACGAACGAGTTATCGGACGATGGATCAATATTTGGCGATGAAGAGAAGTCATGTTTCATCGAAGATAGATCCGCGCATGATTAA